One genomic region from Candidatus Cetobacterium colombiensis encodes:
- the ftsZ gene encoding cell division protein FtsZ, whose translation MGGKFNINIKVMGIGGGGINALDEISTSSINEVTFFALNTDLQDLNNSKTLHKIQLGSSATKGLGCGGNMELGEKATKETLPLIKNLLKGTDFLFLTSTMGGGTGSSATALIAKLAKEMNILTIAIVTKPFSFEGKRRMKIAEAGIKNLKPFVDSLIVVPNDKLLDTNTPNLTVQEAFKKSNFVLYTAVKGMTDLMLAKGFINLDFADIKSLLLSSGEAILGFGEASGENRAEKAALAAVDSSLFERSISGARKFLVNIVGPKNLNLIESSVIVDTIKNECGADIDDVLFGVSIDENSKDTIKVISIANSFINK comes from the coding sequence TTGGGAGGTAAATTTAATATCAACATAAAAGTTATGGGAATTGGTGGCGGTGGTATAAATGCTCTAGATGAAATTTCTACATCTAGTATAAATGAGGTTACTTTTTTTGCTCTTAATACTGATTTACAAGATTTAAATAACTCAAAAACTCTACATAAAATTCAATTGGGTTCTTCGGCAACAAAAGGTCTTGGGTGTGGAGGTAATATGGAGTTAGGAGAAAAAGCTACTAAAGAAACCTTACCTCTTATAAAAAATCTTCTTAAAGGTACAGATTTTTTATTTTTAACTTCTACAATGGGTGGAGGAACTGGAAGTTCTGCCACTGCTTTAATTGCTAAATTAGCTAAAGAAATGAATATTTTAACAATTGCAATTGTTACTAAACCATTTTCTTTTGAAGGAAAAAGAAGAATGAAAATTGCTGAAGCTGGAATTAAAAATCTTAAACCTTTTGTTGATTCTCTTATAGTTGTTCCAAATGATAAACTTCTAGATACTAATACTCCTAATTTAACTGTTCAAGAAGCCTTTAAAAAAAGTAACTTTGTTCTTTATACTGCTGTTAAAGGTATGACTGATCTTATGCTTGCAAAAGGTTTTATCAATCTAGATTTTGCAGATATCAAATCTCTTTTACTTAGTTCAGGTGAAGCCATTTTAGGCTTTGGCGAAGCTTCTGGTGAAAACCGTGCTGAAAAAGCTGCTCTTGCTGCAGTTGATTCTTCTCTTTTTGAAAGAAGTATATCTGGTGCAAGAAAATTTTTAGTAAATATTGTTGGTCCTAAAAATTTAAATTTAATTGAATCGAGCGTTATTGTAGATACTATTAAAAATGAATGTGGTGCTGATATTGATGATGTTCTTTTTGGAGTTTCTATAGATGAGAACTCTAAAGATACCATTAAAGTTATTTCTATTGCCAATTCTTTTATAAATAAATAA
- a CDS encoding histidine phosphatase family protein, translated as MLRIYFVRHGETVWNTLKIFQGRSNSPLTELGIEQAKKLSKYLENINFQKIYSSPQERALHTTKLILGNRKMEITPIEEFQEINMGNVEGIPREEFEKNYPIEYHNFWHNAVEYNPSAYAGESYDEILERVKVGLNKLISENTHGNILVISHGVTLKAIFNIINQKGIDEFSKQPVPENTSTTIVEYDSNKFKIVKFSDTEHLK; from the coding sequence ATGTTACGTATTTATTTTGTTAGACACGGTGAGACAGTTTGGAATACATTAAAAATTTTTCAAGGGAGATCTAACTCTCCTTTAACTGAATTAGGAATTGAACAAGCAAAAAAACTATCTAAATATTTAGAAAATATTAATTTTCAAAAAATTTATTCTTCTCCACAAGAAAGAGCTTTACATACAACTAAACTTATATTAGGAAATAGAAAAATGGAAATAACTCCAATTGAAGAATTTCAAGAAATTAATATGGGAAATGTTGAAGGAATTCCTAGAGAAGAATTTGAAAAAAATTATCCTATTGAGTATCATAATTTTTGGCACAATGCTGTAGAATATAATCCTTCTGCATATGCTGGTGAAAGTTACGATGAAATCCTTGAAAGAGTTAAAGTTGGACTAAACAAATTAATTTCTGAAAATACCCATGGAAATATTTTAGTTATTAGTCATGGTGTTACTTTAAAAGCAATTTTTAATATTATTAATCAAAAAGGAATTGACGAATTTTCTAAGCAACCTGTTCCTGAAAACACTAGTACAACTATTGTTGAATATGACTCAAATAAATTTAAAATTGTAAAATTTTCTGACACAGAGCATTTAAAATAA
- the kdsB gene encoding 3-deoxy-manno-octulosonate cytidylyltransferase, with protein sequence MKFLGVIPARYESTRLPKKPLKDICGHSMIEWVYKRAIKSDLDKVIIATDSEEVYKVIKEFGGEVILTDKNHLNGTSRIAEVCEKETGYDVIINIQGDEPLIEPEMINSLIEVFKDEEELKMATLKHKLHKKEDIENPNFVKVVTDKNDYALYFSRSVIPYPRNENLDIYFKHVGIYGYKREFVLEYSKQESTPLENSESLEQLRVLENGHKIKVLETPYEIIGVDTQEELERVREYIIKKGIEL encoded by the coding sequence ATGAAGTTTTTAGGAGTAATTCCAGCGAGATATGAGTCAACAAGATTACCGAAAAAACCATTAAAAGATATATGTGGTCATTCGATGATTGAATGGGTTTATAAAAGAGCTATAAAATCAGATTTAGATAAAGTTATTATTGCGACAGATTCAGAAGAAGTTTATAAAGTTATAAAAGAATTTGGAGGAGAGGTAATATTAACAGATAAAAATCACCTAAATGGAACGAGCAGAATAGCTGAAGTTTGTGAGAAAGAGACAGGCTATGATGTAATTATAAATATTCAAGGGGATGAGCCATTGATAGAACCTGAAATGATAAATTCTTTAATAGAAGTATTTAAAGATGAAGAAGAGTTAAAAATGGCAACATTGAAACACAAGCTTCATAAAAAAGAAGATATTGAAAATCCTAATTTTGTAAAGGTAGTAACAGATAAAAATGATTACGCACTTTATTTTTCTAGAAGTGTGATTCCATATCCAAGAAATGAAAATTTAGATATATATTTTAAACATGTTGGAATATATGGATATAAAAGAGAATTTGTTTTAGAATATTCAAAGCAAGAAAGTACTCCTTTGGAGAACTCTGAATCATTAGAACAACTTAGAGTTTTAGAAAATGGTCATAAAATTAAAGTTTTAGAGACACCATATGAAATTATAGGGGTGGATACTCAAGAGGAGTTAGAAAGAGTAAGAGAATATATAATAAAAAAAGGGATAGAGTTATAA
- the dut gene encoding dUTP diphosphatase has protein sequence MEKVIVKLVLENGVELPKYMTEGAAGMDVKANISEAVVLKTLERKLIPTGIKMEIPYGYEVQVRPRSGLALKHGITLVNTPGTIDSDYRGEVGVVLINLSNEEFTVNPGERIGQLVLQKVYKMEFEKVEELSTTIRAEGGFGHTGK, from the coding sequence ATGGAAAAAGTTATAGTTAAGTTAGTATTAGAAAATGGAGTTGAATTACCTAAATATATGACTGAAGGAGCAGCTGGAATGGATGTTAAAGCAAATATTTCAGAAGCAGTTGTATTAAAAACTTTAGAAAGAAAATTAATTCCAACAGGAATAAAAATGGAAATTCCTTATGGATACGAAGTTCAAGTTAGACCAAGAAGTGGTTTAGCACTAAAACATGGAATAACATTAGTAAATACTCCAGGAACAATTGATTCTGATTATAGAGGAGAGGTTGGAGTTGTACTTATAAATTTAAGTAATGAAGAGTTTACAGTTAATCCAGGAGAAAGAATTGGACAACTTGTATTACAAAAAGTTTATAAGATGGAATTTGAAAAAGTTGAAGAATTATCAACAACTATAAGAGCTGAAGGTGGATTTGGACACACAGGGAAATAG
- a CDS encoding SpoIID/LytB domain-containing protein, with product MKGKKIKKIILSFCFLALIGCSSNSKKEYYERLNKSGHKLSGDRVNLYGKYKKDNLPIAKPIPYLNYVNDMESPKAPFKSYTENEFLAFYKNIKAKGHGDNSSYWRWKVSLTRREMSNILNKNLLTLYARRPKEVLTYSNSEWISKKIPLNPIGDVIEVRVLERGKSGLVTKLLLRGTRGQYMVAKEGNIRNLLGMNKNVVTSTINIYGTKGGSSNYNERPISRNPSMLPSAFIAIEKLGNNGFNIYGGGFGHGSGIPQWSAMDLTKNKGYSYKKVLERYYSNTKLKNIRSIDGIDGKIRVGIMTSGFSTIDHTKISMSSTGSLKIKSKDGSTTVSPNTSVDFITKDGYTQVIVQGKLKLKTRNSVSVTSNRMISITNLKRNIRNYKSPTYRGSFEIRLAKNGTRLNLINEVSIEEYLLQVVPSEMPKSFGLEALKVQAIAARTYAAKDILRNRYAKLGFHILDSTQSQVYNNLDENELATQGVKSTRGMILVHEDKPIDAKYYSTSSGFNSNAHNVW from the coding sequence ATGAAAGGAAAAAAAATAAAAAAAATTATATTAAGCTTTTGTTTTTTAGCTTTAATTGGTTGCAGTAGTAATTCAAAAAAAGAGTACTATGAAAGATTAAATAAAAGTGGTCATAAATTAAGTGGAGATAGAGTGAATTTATATGGAAAATATAAAAAAGATAATTTACCGATAGCGAAACCTATACCATATTTAAATTATGTAAATGATATGGAATCACCTAAAGCTCCATTTAAATCCTATACAGAAAATGAATTCTTAGCTTTTTATAAAAATATAAAAGCAAAAGGACATGGAGATAACTCATCATATTGGAGATGGAAAGTTAGTTTAACAAGAAGAGAAATGAGCAATATTTTAAATAAAAATTTATTAACTTTATATGCAAGAAGACCAAAGGAAGTATTGACATATTCAAATAGTGAATGGATATCAAAAAAAATTCCACTAAATCCAATTGGAGATGTAATAGAAGTTAGAGTTTTAGAGAGAGGGAAATCAGGATTAGTAACTAAACTTTTACTGAGAGGAACAAGAGGTCAATATATGGTCGCTAAAGAAGGAAATATAAGAAATCTTTTAGGAATGAATAAAAATGTAGTGACAAGTACTATAAATATTTATGGAACTAAAGGTGGTAGTTCTAACTATAATGAAAGGCCAATATCTAGAAATCCAAGTATGTTGCCATCAGCATTTATAGCAATAGAAAAATTAGGAAATAATGGATTTAATATTTATGGTGGTGGATTTGGTCATGGTTCAGGAATTCCACAATGGTCAGCTATGGATTTAACAAAGAATAAAGGTTATTCTTATAAAAAAGTTTTAGAAAGATATTATTCTAATACAAAGTTAAAAAATATAAGATCAATAGATGGAATTGATGGGAAAATAAGAGTTGGAATAATGACAAGTGGATTTTCAACTATAGATCATACTAAAATTTCAATGTCTTCTACAGGAAGTTTAAAAATAAAAAGTAAAGATGGAAGTACAACAGTAAGTCCAAATACATCTGTGGATTTTATAACTAAGGATGGATACACGCAAGTTATAGTTCAAGGAAAACTAAAGTTAAAAACAAGAAATAGCGTAAGTGTTACATCAAACAGAATGATTTCAATAACTAATTTAAAAAGAAATATTAGAAACTATAAATCTCCAACATATAGAGGCAGTTTTGAAATTAGATTAGCTAAAAATGGAACAAGATTAAATTTAATTAATGAAGTTTCCATTGAAGAATATCTATTACAAGTTGTACCAAGTGAAATGCCGAAAAGCTTTGGTTTAGAAGCATTAAAAGTTCAAGCAATAGCGGCTAGAACGTACGCAGCTAAAGATATTTTAAGAAATAGATATGCAAAATTAGGATTTCATATATTAGATAGTACACAAAGTCAAGTTTATAATAATTTAGATGAGAATGAATTAGCAACTCAAGGTGTAAAATCAACAAGAGGAATGATATTGGTGCATGAAGATAAACCAATTGATGCTAAATATTATTCTACTTCTTCTGGATTTAATTCAAATGCACACAACGTCTGGTAA
- a CDS encoding RluA family pseudouridine synthase: MEYIIDSSFNEVRLDRFLRKKYENTPLTEIFKGIRTGKIKVNGKKSKENYRLKEGDIVKVLISGGETEVKSFIKISNKDLEILKSGIVFEDDKVVIFNKKADMVMHKGSGHEYGISELFKSYYKTDEFNFVNRIDKSTSGLVIGAKTLSVTRELAEEVREGNTEKKYYILVDGVVNQKDFTIKSYLKKEETKVIELDKYEIGSKESISYFKVLKRGKSRTILEAKLETGRTHQLRVQLSSLGHPIVGDGKYGKGGKSMFLFSYYCEIPKYDIKIELPLPEEFISNVK; encoded by the coding sequence ATGGAATATATAATAGATTCTAGTTTTAACGAAGTTAGACTAGATAGATTTTTGAGAAAAAAATATGAAAATACTCCATTAACAGAAATTTTTAAAGGAATAAGAACTGGAAAAATCAAAGTTAATGGAAAAAAATCTAAAGAAAACTACAGATTAAAAGAAGGCGATATTGTTAAAGTTTTAATTAGTGGTGGAGAAACTGAAGTTAAATCATTTATAAAAATTTCGAATAAAGATTTAGAAATTTTAAAATCAGGAATTGTTTTTGAAGATGATAAAGTAGTTATTTTTAATAAAAAAGCAGATATGGTCATGCATAAAGGTAGTGGACATGAATATGGAATATCTGAACTTTTTAAAAGTTACTATAAGACAGACGAATTTAATTTTGTGAATAGGATAGATAAATCAACTTCAGGTTTGGTAATAGGTGCTAAAACTTTATCAGTAACTAGAGAGTTAGCAGAAGAAGTAAGAGAAGGAAATACTGAAAAAAAATATTATATACTAGTTGATGGTGTAGTTAATCAAAAGGATTTTACAATAAAGTCTTATTTAAAAAAAGAAGAGACAAAAGTAATAGAGCTAGATAAATATGAAATTGGATCAAAGGAAAGTATTTCTTATTTTAAAGTTTTAAAAAGAGGAAAAAGTAGAACGATTTTAGAAGCAAAACTTGAAACAGGAAGAACTCATCAATTAAGAGTTCAATTATCAAGTTTAGGTCATCCAATCGTTGGTGATGGTAAATACGGAAAAGGTGGAAAGAGTATGTTTTTATTTTCATATTATTGTGAAATACCAAAATATGATATAAAAATTGAATTACCACTTCCAGAAGAGTTTATTTCAAATGTAAAATAA
- a CDS encoding M16 family metallopeptidase translates to MSIITKKLNNGITLLMEDIKSINTASLGFFVRTGVKNELPGEEGISHFIEHLLFKGTTNRTAKEISEEIDNQGGMINAYTSVEKTAYYIQMTSNTLSKGIDILNDMFLNSTFTEENIEKERNVIIEEIRMYEDIPEEVVHEENLNFAINGVQSQKIAGSIESLKGIDRDKILKYFNDMYKPENIIIAVAGNIDEEKIYNQLNEGIGQLKDKSSFRSYNGNMFINSGEKIINQETNQVHLCVNTLGTSNTDEDRVPMSVISNVLGGNMSSRLFQKIREEKGLAYSVYSYTSTFDEGGLFTVYAGTTHDDYKEVISIIENELKELKEKGITENELLRAKNQFLSMVTFGLESSKGKMTRMAGSYLVYGYVRDIETVIKEIEDVTLEDIKRVAEKIFNESYLSKTILGNI, encoded by the coding sequence ATGAGCATAATAACTAAAAAGTTAAATAATGGAATAACATTATTGATGGAAGATATAAAAAGTATAAATACAGCTAGTTTAGGTTTTTTTGTAAGAACAGGTGTAAAAAATGAATTACCTGGAGAAGAAGGGATTTCTCACTTTATAGAACATCTATTATTTAAAGGAACTACTAATAGAACAGCAAAAGAAATATCAGAAGAAATTGATAATCAAGGTGGAATGATTAATGCGTACACAAGCGTTGAAAAAACAGCTTATTATATTCAAATGACATCAAATACATTATCAAAAGGTATAGATATATTAAATGATATGTTTTTAAATTCAACTTTTACAGAAGAGAATATTGAAAAAGAAAGAAATGTAATAATTGAAGAAATAAGAATGTATGAAGATATACCTGAAGAAGTTGTTCACGAAGAGAATTTAAATTTTGCAATAAATGGTGTTCAAAGTCAGAAAATCGCAGGAAGTATTGAAAGTTTAAAGGGAATAGATAGAGATAAAATTTTAAAATATTTTAATGATATGTATAAACCAGAAAATATTATTATAGCCGTAGCTGGAAATATTGATGAAGAAAAGATTTATAATCAATTAAATGAAGGTATAGGGCAATTAAAAGATAAAAGCTCATTTAGATCATACAATGGGAATATGTTTATAAATTCAGGAGAAAAAATAATTAATCAAGAAACAAATCAAGTTCATCTTTGTGTAAACACATTAGGAACATCTAATACAGATGAAGACAGAGTACCGATGTCAGTAATTTCTAATGTTCTTGGTGGAAATATGAGCTCTAGACTTTTTCAAAAGATAAGAGAAGAAAAAGGATTGGCGTACTCTGTATATTCATATACTTCTACATTTGATGAAGGAGGTCTATTTACAGTATATGCTGGAACTACTCATGATGATTATAAAGAAGTAATATCAATAATAGAAAATGAATTGAAAGAATTAAAAGAAAAGGGAATTACAGAAAATGAATTATTAAGAGCTAAAAATCAATTTTTAAGTATGGTTACTTTTGGACTTGAGAGTAGTAAAGGAAAAATGACTAGAATGGCTGGTTCATATTTAGTTTATGGATATGTTAGAGATATAGAAACAGTAATAAAAGAGATAGAAGATGTAACTTTAGAAGATATAAAAAGGGTAGCTGAAAAGATATTCAATGAAAGTTATCTTTCTAAAACAATTTTAGGAAATATATAA
- a CDS encoding TetR/AcrR family transcriptional regulator, with amino-acid sequence MIKEEKKEQILEAAKDVLLKKGIFKTRVEDITNHLSIAKGSFYTYFKSKDQLLEEIVDKVYEIRKDELKELLAEDLDYKEKIKIFIIKRFMIASKNLNSHLILINLTRNLEHLTPLLREKLLQIEMLNRDFLKQIIKNIPGIKYSKNEINTLIIFIMGGIKSYRLERLFYKNTDDYFISDILEFEERLKNINLDEEIQLVTESILKLLTGGN; translated from the coding sequence ATGATAAAGGAAGAAAAAAAAGAACAAATTCTAGAAGCCGCAAAAGATGTTTTGTTAAAAAAAGGTATCTTTAAAACTAGAGTTGAGGACATAACAAACCATTTAAGTATAGCTAAAGGAAGCTTTTATACTTACTTTAAATCAAAAGACCAGCTTTTAGAAGAAATTGTCGATAAAGTTTATGAAATTAGAAAAGATGAATTAAAAGAACTGTTAGCTGAAGACTTAGATTATAAAGAAAAAATAAAAATTTTTATTATTAAAAGGTTTATGATAGCATCAAAAAATTTAAATTCACATTTAATATTAATAAATTTAACTAGAAATTTAGAACATTTAACACCGCTTTTACGAGAAAAACTTTTACAGATAGAGATGTTAAATAGAGATTTTTTAAAACAGATAATAAAAAATATACCAGGTATTAAATATTCCAAAAATGAAATAAATACGCTAATAATATTTATAATGGGAGGAATAAAATCTTATAGATTAGAAAGATTATTTTATAAAAATACAGATGACTATTTTATAAGTGATATATTAGAGTTTGAAGAAAGATTAAAAAATATTAATTTAGATGAAGAAATACAATTAGTTACTGAAAGTATTTTGAAGTTATTAACAGGAGGGAATTAA
- the rodA gene encoding rod shape-determining protein RodA: MGKNHDLVVTIKRIKKMKNMILYIALCIVAISILTVYSATIHKGNSFFYKEIAWTGLGIFTYFIFSFIDYRIYGKYYKIIYLINVILLALVFVIGDKRLGAQRWIDLGFITIQPSEFSKLLIVLTFSEVLATKYANKFSGLKNVLETSMHILPIFLLIAAQPDLGTSLVIIFLYLILIFVNGIDWKTIIILGIAGVSMAPIGYFFLLKDYQRERVLTFLNPEADLLGSGWNVTQSMIAVGSGGVFGKGFLQGTQSKLRFLPESHTDFIAAVFLEERGLIGGCVLLALYLLLLWGIMRIGDKSEGFGKLICYGISAIFFFHIVVNIGMVTGIMPVTGLPLLLMSYGGTSFLFAFAMLGIVQSINIYRE; encoded by the coding sequence ATGGGAAAAAATCATGATTTAGTAGTTACAATAAAAAGAATAAAAAAAATGAAAAATATGATTTTATATATAGCTTTGTGCATAGTTGCAATTAGTATATTAACAGTTTACAGTGCAACTATACATAAAGGAAATTCGTTTTTTTATAAAGAAATTGCTTGGACAGGGTTAGGAATATTTACGTATTTTATATTTTCTTTTATAGATTATAGAATTTATGGAAAATACTATAAAATAATTTATTTAATAAATGTTATTTTATTAGCATTGGTTTTTGTTATAGGAGATAAAAGACTCGGAGCTCAGAGATGGATAGATTTAGGATTTATAACAATTCAACCTTCGGAATTTTCTAAATTACTTATTGTATTAACATTTTCAGAAGTTCTTGCAACAAAATATGCTAATAAATTTTCTGGGTTAAAAAATGTTTTAGAAACAAGCATGCATATATTACCAATATTTTTATTAATAGCAGCTCAACCAGATTTAGGAACCTCTTTAGTTATAATATTTTTATATTTAATCCTAATTTTTGTAAATGGAATTGATTGGAAAACAATAATAATTCTAGGAATTGCAGGAGTATCAATGGCTCCAATAGGATATTTCTTTTTGTTAAAAGATTATCAAAGAGAGAGAGTATTAACATTTTTAAATCCAGAAGCAGATCTATTAGGAAGTGGTTGGAACGTAACTCAATCAATGATTGCAGTTGGTTCAGGTGGAGTCTTTGGAAAAGGATTTCTACAAGGAACTCAAAGTAAATTAAGATTTTTACCAGAATCACACACTGATTTTATAGCAGCAGTATTTTTAGAAGAGAGAGGTTTAATAGGAGGATGTGTTCTACTGGCTCTTTATTTATTACTTTTATGGGGAATAATGAGAATAGGAGATAAATCAGAAGGATTTGGAAAATTGATTTGTTACGGAATTTCAGCTATTTTCTTTTTCCATATAGTTGTTAATATAGGAATGGTTACGGGTATAATGCCAGTAACGGGACTTCCCCTTCTTCTTATGAGTTATGGAGGAACTTCTTTTCTGTTTGCTTTTGCTATGCTAGGAATTGTTCAAAGTATAAATATATATAGGGAGTAA